Below is a genomic region from Ascaphus truei isolate aAscTru1 chromosome 5, aAscTru1.hap1, whole genome shotgun sequence.
GATTATACTTTAGACAGCTGGTCGACAGACATGTATCGCTGATATACTACTGTATGTGAAAACAACTCTGTTTGCATAATTCATACTTTATTAAGCAGCCGGACTGGctaatgtttttttaaatcaggtgttgtatgtgtgtatatagacaAATTTTAAAGATGTGCCTTTTGAATGAAaatcaataataataaatgtatgaAAATCTACATCAAATGCATTTTAAAAGGTCTCCCTCGAAATGTGACTAAAGTTTGTAATTGCAAATATATGGTTTGTGTGTTTATAAGTAGATTAAACATTATATCACATATAGTTTGTGTAACAGATTATTAAGCGGAATTTAAGCCACAGCCTAATTTAAGGTATGAATATTACCCCTTGAAGTGTTTCAGAGCAGCGTTGTGATAAGAATCGTTATTAAATAATGAACATACAGAATAAAAAGGGTTATGGGTCAACAACAACCAATAACATTACATTTCCAAATGACATTTTGCTGGATTTtgtgtatacactgtataatTTTGGGCTTTCGGTGAATAAGGGCAGACTTCCAGCCACGCTCCTCTGCGCtgatgctgaggctcgcctgctcggtcaggagcgattccatggactggcagacgagccagcgtgcgcgatcgggaggcggggcagtgacgtcactagGCCAATAACCCGCAAAGCgccggcgtcatgacatcatgatgttgcttcgcgctgattgggtgttttcagctgacagcgcgctgagaaacagttttggctgtcggctgaaaatccctgcgcctcagcacgcctgcggacgctcgcggaagccccctctaaagacatcctcattgaggatgacggggctcagcgcggagcgccCGCACGGCTCAGTGCGGCTTCCCCCTCGATGGACCCAGCCTAAGAGGGGTTAAGCATTCACTGTGAGCACAATCCACTTTAATGCAATTGTATAAATTAAAGAACGTATTTCAAAATGTCCTCTCAAAAGTTTAGAGTAAAACTCTGCTGAACATTTCCAGATCGCATTATTTTGCgtgaaatattaaaaaaaatattaatggtAAAGGTTGGAGATCTTTCTACAAAAGAACTTCACTTGAACATATTCTGACATTTtttgaggggaaaggggggggggtgaaatctaTTTATCCCTACAGTACATCGATGAAGACAATGGCACGCTCACATTCAGACATCCAACACCAGCTGAGGGGAAAAAAACTCACATAAAAGCTAAATATTACATAGGAATTAATATATGGAGGTGTTTTTGTATAGCACTggtgctcaactacagtcctcaagacctcccaacaggtatggttttaaggatatcccagcttcagcacaggtggctcagtggggatatccttaaaacctcacctgCTGGGGGGtcctgagaactggagttgagcacccctgtttagTATCAACTATTCAatctgcaggttttttttttttgccaatctCACTTGTGAATACAGGTTGCTGTACCACTTGTGAAGATGCAGCAAATTGTTTATTCAATAATGCATAATGCATAATTGTGCTctctctataatatatatatttacctatgtatgtgtatttatattgtaTGAGGGAAGGCTTAAGGATTGGTTATATATTCATACAAGCCAATTAAATACATGTTCACAGTGTGTTTGATCCTGAAGTTCGGGGATTCCTTGGTCTGTCCCTTTAAACCTGCTTGGAGCATTGCCACTGTGTTTTAACTCTGGCACACACGTGAGTTTGTCTCAGTGTATTCTCTCCCCAGTGCTGCTGTATTTCTGTTATATTTGGCTCAGCTCCAGCCTCTGATCGCTAGGTCCTTCGCCTCCTCCTCTTATTTTTTCCACCCACGggtaaaggtgtttttttttttttttttacccatccCACTTTAATCCGTGGGCTGgacttaaatcacatgccctacTCACACAAACACAAGACCTCCCTTACCCCCCAAATCACACACACGTGTGGGCATACATCTATACTTATACTACCCTCTCCCAAACACTAAATATCAGACACAGGCAGGAAAGTGTCACTAGCTACCTCTAGTGCCCTGTGTCCTAATTTGCCCTAATCAGGTCAAATAAGACACTGATCCCCTTTAATTCTTTGCTTTTAATTTCCATTCTGAAAGGCACATTTCCTGATTCGCCTCTCACAGCAGCCTCTTTTGTTTGAGTACCCTCTTGAATTGCTGGTCAGTGTATATTGGAGGAGAGAGGAtaatcatcccccccccccctttttttttttgctctcggGTTGGCAGCAGGACGTCCGGTGTGTGGCGGCTCCTCGTGTGGATCTCTCCAGGTgctgcagatcgctggggctGTACACACAGTCACCATGAGCTCCAGAGAAGGAGCCCGCCAGTCCACATCCGCGGAGGAACCTGCAACCCCCACAGAGTCACCCAAGAGGGGGCGAGGGAGACCCCGGAAACAGCAAAAGGTCAGTGCTGCATTTCAAACCCCACATTACACACAGTTGTGTACATAATGATCCTTGCACATAATGATACACGTGCACAGTGATTCCTGCATACAGTGAGAGATTCACTTGCACTTTGCATTCATTCATACCAACTCGCGGCAGATTCGTGCACATCCACGATGGTAGACGTGTAGGTCCAATTGTAAACACGGGCACATACATTGATCCCGCACAGCGATTCATTGATCTGTGCACACTAACACACACGAATGCATAATGATGTAGTGACCAAATGCAGATATTCACCCAAGCACAGGGATGCAGTATGCTGGTAAAGGCACATGGATCCAAATACACAAATGGGGTGAGTCGGGGGGTCTCTGTCCATCCTATAGAAGTGCACCCGGTTCTCCTGCGCTTCCTTTATGTGAATGGAGCGATGCACAGAGAGGGTTCTCCCCGCACACAGAGGGTTCTCCCCGCACACAGAGGGTTCTCCCCGCACACAGAGGGTTCTCCCCGCACACAGAGGGTCTCCCCGCACACAGAGGGTCTCCCCGCACAGCGCCTGCTGGATCCACACTCCACCAAATACTGGCGGGCATATTCAACATGAACTATCCGGCACAGGGGAAGCGCGCATCCACCAACCACAGGGTGTACACTCCAGTTTGACATGAACTAGAGCTTATTGTAGCAGAGCTGATGTCCCCGGATCTCAGCCTCATAGCCCCAGGGGCTTCTCACCCAAGTCTGTCTGGAGGAGGAGTGCACCATTAATCTGACTCGCAGGACAGAATCAGGAAACTCACTCTGCTTTACTCATACAATCTTGATAAATACACTGGGGCTATTTATCAATGTTTTTGTATCTAACGTTGTACAGCTAATTTTATAACTGTAATTAGCCCCCACTGCCCTCGGTGTAAAAAcactgggattttttttttggtgcaaaACTGGGGAAAATGTTACATTTACCCCATTATATACATTGCTGCTTATAGTGTATTTTACACAATAACACCGATTTTCTCTCCACTTCAAAAATTCTACTTTTGACTGTTGTGCATACAGTAATAATTCCACATGGAAAACGTATTTTCAGATCAAATATATTCGTGTTTCTATATATGTGGAAGTTTTGCATTCCCTGGTAACAAATCCTAATcaattgtgtattgcacttattaGCACACCacgtttgttttttttgtctgcGGATGCAACCAATTATTTTGAACTTTCTCTGTATTTAAGGGATATTTATTTTAGTTTATGCTTGGTCTAACATTAGTGAGAAGTCTTTTATGaatatttaatatgtgcatctagTCACAGCCAAACACTCATCGCATTGCCTGCTGTTTTATCATTATCCAACAGCTGAACACCACATTTTATTCTCTGCTGTCTGTAAGATAAGACCGTTTTCCTGTTGCTTACTGTGTATGTTGTGAATGAATTCAATTTCATATTGAAATCTCTTAACTGCAATGGAATGGTAACCCAGACTGCACATTTTTCAATTActgaaaataaatatacagttaAACAATCATGTCAAATGCTCCTTCCTATAGGAAGAAACACAGGATTCATAGCAATCTGAGCAAATAAAAGAAATCTACTTTTGTTCAGGAAAAgtattgtatttatatttaatatacaatgtttttagtgtgtgtgtgtgtgtgtgtgtgtgtgtgtgtgtgtgtgtgtcataacaACTATCTAAATTATTACCAGTGTGAACATAAAATCAGTCAAAAAAGAAAATCTGTTAAAATTACAGTTTGCTTACATTTTAATTAATAGGCTAATTTTAGTCATCCCTTATGTTTTGTAATCTTCTTGATATGTTCAAGTTGTTTTGATGattcagagaaaaaaaacatttggaaTCTGTACTGTTAGTCATGCACATCCCTTTTGAGGACCATATTAATTACTATCGAACGCAAACAATTTTAGAAAATTACAGTGTCAATCATTGTCTAATAAGGGTTTGCATGGCCATGTGTCCCAATTTCCTGAACTAACCTTTTTCTAAAAAAATCgaattataataaaaatgtatttcactaTGAATCCAAAGATTAGGGGTATTTGTTTAATGATTGCATTGCCTAAGATACCattttatataatatacattAAATGTATAAACTTATAAATATAGCTGCATTGTCAAGTTAGGCGGTGTCCTAAATATCTTCAAAATATGTTAACAAATTGTGCTGTGCTTTATATCATTGCTTTGTTAAAGGCCCATTCTTAAGTGCATAACTTCACTTTTTATTACCCATCTCAGTGTGTAAACGTTTTTCCTTTCCTGCAAATCATTGGATTTGTACATTTGGTTACATATGTTTCAGGGTAAGGTTTTAATAGTACAGTATATCATGGCAGAAATGCTTCAGTTGTATTTGGAGTGTAGGATGTTTTCCCATATTAAATTCTTTCCACTATATCATGgtttctcttcccccaccccccatcctctctttagGAGCCAACAACTGAAGAACCGTCTCCTAAAAGACCCAGAGGAAGACCTATGGGAAGCAAAAACAAAAGCCCCTCCAAATCAGCACAAAAGGTGAGATTAGCGGAACAATTTTCAGAACACTAGGAACCATGCTAAATGTGTGGTCAAAGTTTTCATTTTCTGTTGCAGCTCTATCAATTTTCAGAAACCAAACATTTTCAAAATGAGTCACCAGTCTTTGGGCACACACAACACATGAACATAATTACATTCCGTAAAACATTAGACTACATAATGCAAAGGAATATACCTTTGTattttgggtggggaggggggtgggggggcggtgaGGTTGATTCATGCACTACACTCTCAGGATAAGAAAGAAATAAGTGTGCCTTTGTGACCTAATGTGCAGACTGGGAAAGTGGTCTTATCAGATGTTCTACATCAACTACATTTTTAACTGCTAACATTTTGCACAATATCTATATTTTGATGAATGGAGGTGTTGGGTCTCGCCTCTAGTGGAACGTATAAAATAATGTGAGTTACAGTAGCTgactagtgtgaattgtttaacGACCTGTTTATTATTggggtaaaaaatgcattttcccaAAGTACATTTTTTAAACTCAATAAAGTTCAGCAAATGGTCATTTGTAGAGCGCTGACCCATTGAAATACACTTTTTTAAACAAGTATTCGTTGGTAACATCTTAATTATTACAAATGAAAGGTTTTTAGTATTTTACATACAAATATTGTTTAATGTCTAACTACACTCAACAGCCCTCCTTACAAACTGCACATTGTTTGTGTCATACTAAAGAAACCGTATTTCTGACTCACATGAAATAATAGACCAacttttgtcaccttttttttgaggagataaaaaaaagtgcattttttttttacattccccAAATAAACATTTATGCAGctgttaatgtttttattttttagatataTTGTACTTAATATCCCCGATCACAGAGAGATCTGTAAAATATATTTGGTTCCTAAATTGTGTCTTACTAAATCAGTTTACTTCCTGACATTAGTTGCTgttttatataaatacatttggTAGTACAGACAGCGCTGTATAAAAAGCAACCGCAAAACAATTATTTTAACAATGtgttgaaatgtgtgtgtgtttatagtaaaCATTAGAATTTCAGCATTACGAAGATTAACAATTGAAATTTCGAGAAGTCACAGAAGTGAGTTATTGATTGAGTTTCTAATGCTGTCTTCAGGTTTGTTTGCTTTGTAACTCCTATTAAGAGACATGACAATACATGCCTTGCCTGTAGAACTTTGGAAAAATGTGGTAAAATCTCTTCCACATATCTTAGATTGTTTAAA
It encodes:
- the HMGA2 gene encoding high mobility group protein HMGI-C isoform X2 yields the protein MSSREGARQSTSAEEPATPTESPKRGRGRPRKQQKEPTTEEPSPKRPRGRPMGSKNKSPSKSAQKQAEATGEKRPRGRPRKWRKLRAPGAELQYSDLRKTH
- the HMGA2 gene encoding high mobility group protein HMGI-C isoform X1 → MSSREGARQSTSAEEPATPTESPKRGRGRPRKQQKEPTTEEPSPKRPRGRPMGSKNKSPSKSAQKQAEATGEKRPRGRPRKWPQQEVQKKPAQEETEETSSQESEEED